DNA from Cherax quadricarinatus isolate ZL_2023a chromosome 71, ASM3850222v1, whole genome shotgun sequence:
TATGTAATGGAGAATTACATGGAAGACAAACTGGTTTTTATTGTCACTATTTACTGTAATTATTACATTGACTCGGGTAGCAACTCAATGCTTAACAGAAAACACGATTTGTAAATTTTTCCTGAATCATTATGAAGTCACTCGTGCAAAAGGTCAGTGGAAAAATGTCAGAATACGGGTGAGAGACGAGGTCAGGTCAAGTGACGTAAACTGACTTTGGCTTTCTACTTATTTCCTCACCTAATCCTCGCCGGGTCGCCaactggagaagacccgggcaggaagtaccggcaaatcattAATGAATGAATCCTCACCTAATCGATCTTCTGATATTTTTAAACTTGATAATAGTCCTGGACGGACCGAAACCTTGTGTGAGTTTTCTTCTCCAGATTTTGCCGAGTTGTGAATTCTtctaataataattctaataattctaataattcttcataataataataatagatgtcAGGACTccaagctacaacaacaacagctacgaTATTTACCAACGTTGATGGCGCCGCTGATACTTACTTTTCAATAGTGGAGGGACGGTGAAGCCAGCCTGAGATTTCATACAGTCGGCGGCAGCCCCAGCACTGGCTTGTATGACGCTTGTGCTGCATTTCGCTATCTTACCTTCTTGGCTCTTGCATGCGGTACTTGTCAAGTTCAGATCAGCGCAGATTTCTGCCTCTGAACATAGGGAGATTAATATAAGTGGTTGAGAGGGTTAGTTTGAATTTGTGGTGTCCTCTCTAAGCCTCTGCCATGAACAGCATGGCAGAGGCTTAGGGAGAGTTTTTTACCTTCAGGGTTAATTAACTTCATCAGGACACACTGGACAAACTTTATGATTACGGTAAGTTTCATGGGCTCCTTCACTATGTTGTCACACTAGATAACTTCACTGTATAGCTACACTATGATAATTTCCTCCAACTTCTAGTAATATTTAATACGTTTATTGTCAAGGCAGCGTCACTCTGCATCAGCCTAGATGAATTATATAATACTTACTTATATTTGCAAGTGTTGTTGCATTGAAACAGGATGCAAATGGAAAGTTCTGAGCGGTAGCACCACCGacgaacaacaccagcagcgtcGCCGTCAGGATCAGATAACCACACTGCTTCATGGCTCAGCTATCAGCACActactggagggagagacaagatCAGAACATGATGGAGGACCCAATAATCTGAAGGAAGGTTAGACAGAAGGAGAATTTTGGTGAAGCCTTTGGAAACAGATTTAGCAACCCTTAAAACCTGGACGATCTCTTAGTCCCGTTAATGCCTAACACCTCTATGTTGCATCGTTAGTgttgcagtgttagtgttgcagtgttaGTCTTGCAGTGTTGACAGCATTATGAGATGTTTCACCATCATACTGGTGATGGGCTTCTGTTGCAAGGAACTACCTAACAATCCTTCCCTTCTTAAGTAAATATATGACGATAAATGCGTCTCCACCATAGTCCAGGACGGATTGAATCGTCATCTTAAGGTTCCGATCCTAAGTGCGGGATTGAGGTGAAATATATTACTATTACGAGTTCAGCGTTACGCCGAGACTATAAGATTAATTCTCTTTTCcacacagctacacaacccaGCGAGGTGCCACACATGATGGAGAACTACCGATAGAAACTAGATTTATAGGCAAGAAGAACATTTCTAAACACAGTAGTTCAATGCGAATCTCATATATAGTAAGAGCACATCTGTAGGAGAGTTATTAGGAAACAGATCTAAACAgcatattggatggaagactgtTGAAAAGTATAATAGAGAGTCTTATTGCACAACAAACCCACTCAGGGCTTCTTTACTTCTAGCAGCAGTGGATACTGGGCAGGAACCAGAACTCACCTGTACGGAGCTTAGATGTTGGAGGATGTGTCAGTAGTGAACCTaagacctgtatatatatatatatgtataccacAATCCGGATGTGGCATTTTTGAGTTGTGTCGTCGTCACATCCATGTCTCAACTGtccttgaattttttttttcatttattttgtaGTTTTGTCCTCTACACATTTTTTTCGTTGCATCTAAATTTTGGCGATGGTAGGAAGGTATTACCATAATGTTCAGTAATTTATTACTTTAGGTCTGAAATTACTCCGCATTAAAGGAAGAAGCTATAGTGTTAGCTCCAGAattttgtttaatttttttttttttgaagatttcATATGATTTGTGTTTAGGAGAAATTTCAATTTTTCCTTTGAAAACGTTAGTATATGGGTCATTCACATCTAGAAATATATGAACACACAATAGAGCTAGAAAATAGGCCTAAAGAGGGTTAACAAGAGTACCTTTGAGCATATATTATTGACAGTTGTTTTATTCGTTTATCCGTTTAAAGTTTCTGTTTATCTGTTAAACGTTTCTGTTAACCTGTTAAAGGTTTCCGCCTGTCTGTTAAAAGTCTGTTAATCTCTTAAAAGTTTTTGTTTATCAGCGTTCAAGAAAGTGGAAATAAAGTGACAGCAAGTTGTATATTCACTTTGTTCACCATCTATATCAATTCTCAGTTACCAGAAGCACTTATAACCAAGTGTAAATCTGTCTTCTGCAACATTGGTCAGTCTCTTAACACTGAAAGCTGCTTCGATAATGTGCTTGTCTTCGTACATGTTATTGTAGTTTACAGATGAACTCTCGCTTGTATTTGCGTTCCTCTGACATTTAAATTCAATATTTAACAATTTTAATAATATATTTAACGTCTGACAGGTACTTCAGACGATGGATATCCCTGGCTGCTTTCAGAGTACTTTATTCGACTATCAGCCTTATGTAGGAATAATAATTGTGAGAAGCAATTAGAAAGTATTGACAACCTGACAATGGACTCCTGTCGAGATGCatcaattaataattttttttttttacacagggtttgacaaggttaaggatccctagctttattgacagctatttacaggttaaggattcctaactttaatggcaagctaagagctgttacctacatcagctcatttgaaagcatttttattcttatgagacatacaagtaggaaacaggatgaagttggagccatctgtgggccagcattttcatttgatcaactgactttatctcgttgacatcattatgctgtacgaatgtgttccatactcgagtcatcctgggtatgtatgatctcagatggagtgatgttctggagaagggtacagccagagtgaagttgctgctttctgccagtcttgtgacataaaagcttgtttcacgctgtcctcgaagtggatccaagtgtggtattttgacaatattttgACAATATTTGTGAGagtttcttactagctcttgagTCCTAAAGTTTTCTTGATCAGTTGCCTTTGCAATTAATTTCAGCAACTGATTACTGGTGATAAGCTTCTTCGGTTACTCCATGAAAGGTGACCTTAGATGAGCACATCTTTCATGGGAGTGTGAAGTGTTcttgttatgtatatatatatgtttcggtctgacttggactagTAACTGTTCACATGttcatgtttgtgtttatgttCATGTTCATGTTCGTGTTCATGTTCATGtgggtttgcca
Protein-coding regions in this window:
- the LOC128700261 gene encoding uncharacterized protein, yielding MKQCGYLILTATLLVLFVGGATAQNFPFASCFNATTLANIKAEICADLNLTSTACKSQEGKIAKCSTSVIQASAGAAADCMKSQAGFTVPPLLKSTPVAAMTAAIIKQPTLCAKVPAVMECFEAKTKMPQKVSACLKQ